One genomic segment of Clavelina lepadiformis chromosome 3, kaClaLepa1.1, whole genome shotgun sequence includes these proteins:
- the LOC143450323 gene encoding uncharacterized protein LOC143450323 isoform X1: MDDITNNAEDHNCKCVCIDVVKRILLAEKEVFKSVSIGETSTDSFSELRSLIRSSLTSNSIHEEFKKFRYEFLKRCIEKKSCCSCQQGEDSDAVESLHRSNTFPIVKSRLRHWSQSSYPERSQTHRQTVRTESIASRNRDVFSDTLSDSSSFISDGANENIKHSKHGKAVSHSPSSTIFAEDNAKELLRNELEVYQSASSCAQHPVLSNILQTPSLTSGLQSGGLLLHKNTRSVSLTLTQYIGDIFQLSPKRHRQYQKAILPNKDKLYEKLHNDLFIHLRSLEREENPYYKKTSFQTPVEYEVWKDSECKAIVELLDKNVSWDVSQDNDFVQNDHCRNYKKLVNKIIYHETGHGNQLKSDSVSSVMSDNSIPEANTVSSTETLKENFIPEKARRLLEEFSLRYRISSVTQCVLFLQCMGSNKIKDNLNLHQPAVLSEMLHQMETLLKLLENGYNHILQTEIEIMINIAGNIICEVESLMCSFLSQWKPENKEICSALALLKTCYYLLKKWNAILPLNYPECVKDWFKRAVDDDYQYQHNLGCDCVKNCAESSSSKVLRAVVHAIDSVKNGCRVGYQAIFSPYVENVAKVTAAVLYEAILEDLITYYECYGQNLEMDFEASVVLATKVVEFETCALETGFQPVSDDGYFSWRNSFHRKSSNWLKTLSETMSKKILSCIQHNECAVIQTSKRRTISQSSVGIPPIEVDNNDMVITRVNASQQKEKSSKDIVLVQDVGESSRIRLYTKLKPEEPIFTHEESTFSSKLSNPAKSDINQECASSTARHTCNHTCNATADSSADFYCAHSVVDFVVLLSRFLEFVEDVTKAIYELPEFLNENQLHRSQLNGHLQNKEDFCGKVFKVVDDLICQYLDCILNLDLCVFPRDKVRSYVSDKKVHQLKRRAKEGTVDCCRHELEKSPECNDNVETINMYRRSGVYFKMSIRINSVLLIALGMTVVWERLSQSLQINDMTSLSRTSSHSSVRSESSVSRNNRKKHYLGSGQSLSSNTTVISRGLSSTDDTEVSNKQVDVDDGANTIQDVHLDDNSSSSVDSDLEFQALPYIPVETSCYDSNNNGKHDHCEKENGSSGKESDGRKHQTLRTRRKKSNFSCMRRAHGLYRSSTHISKHSSGKKEIHGRGSSRCGSPSIRSIISDDLLQHMRDVEESTQSKSNACLRSLCGILSWRMSKIIRESITEMFGTSANLSLKLSSRSTKEDLEKSEKHCLDLVNKLETLLKFLGNWIERGALPLVHQFIWEIIIDDFKAKVDSLSPYAESSSNRAFFFLVAFREILKVFNDSHVLDISVMIQCVQPTLSVLELFVMSTTKVVDIHDAISSDPGGSTPISTKIARDITREQKSYSGRDFLERMITNMKLDKDNSDDRQKARDACQAALERRLVQLIFVKNARRNNLPELVECFNSSLESSCSSYLCKDENRDRYHSSEDLSNLSSLSTAGDRVDSINKSNFIADNNHFYAFAINLKNMPIYHFSSSDGEDLKLEFLKDILMSRRRNDATAREFLRKKNYTSRWFQLFPCIP, translated from the exons ATGGATGATATAACAAATAATGCAGAGGACCATAATTGTAAATGTGTCTGTATTGATGTGGTTAAAAGAATTCTGCTGGCCGAAAaggaagtttttaaaagtgttAGCATTGGAGAAACCAGTACTGATTCCTTTTCTGAACTGCGTAGTTTGATTAG ATCAAGTTTGACAAGTAACAGCATTCatgaagaatttaaaaaattcag ATATGAGTTTTTGAAACGTTGCATTGAGAAAAAGTCTTGTTGCTCCTGTCAACAAGGAGAAGATAGCGATGCTGTTGAATCTTTGCACAGAAGCAACACTTTCCCAATTGTGAAAAGTCGACTACGACATTGGTCACAAAGTTCCTATCCTGAGCGCAGTCAAACACATCGACAGACTGTGAGAACTGAATCAATAGCTAGCAGGAACCGCGATGTTTTCTCCGACACACTGAGTGATAGTTCTAGTTTTATAAGTGATGGAgcaaatgaaaacataaaacattcCAAACATG GAAAAGCTGTTTCTCACAGTCCCTCATCCACAATTTTTGCTGAGGATAACGCAAAAGAACTTCTAAGAAATGAACTTGAAGTGTATCAATCTGCCTCTTCATGTGCTCAGCACCCAGTACTTTCAAATATTCTTCAAACACCCTCTTTAACTTCTG GTTTACAATCAGGAGGATTGCTCTTACACAAAAACACAAG ATCAGTTTCTCTTACACTAACTCAGTACATTGGAGATATATTTCAACTTTCTCCAAAAAGGCACCGTCAGTATCAAAAGGCAATTCTTCCAAATAAAGACAAATTGTATGAAAAGTTACACAATGATCTTTTCATACATTTGAGGAGCTTAGAGAGGGAAGAAAATCCTTATTACAAGAAAACATCATTTCAG actCCTGTTGAGTATGAAGTATGGAAGGATAGTGAATGCAAGGCAATTGTTGAATTGctcgataaaaatgtttcctGGGATGTGTCACAAGACAATGACTTTGTTCAGAATGATCACTGCCGTAACTACAAGAAGCTTGTCAATAAG ATAATCTATCACGAAACTGGCCATGGCAATCAACTTAAAAGCGACAGTGTTTCATCTGTAATGTCTGACAACAGCATTCCTGAGGCAAATACAGTATCATCAACAGAAACACTCAAAGAGAATTTTATACCTGAAAAAGCTAGAAGATTGCTTGAAGAATTTTCATTACGTTACCGAATATCGTCGGTTACACAATGTGTGTTGTTCCTGCAATGCATGGGGTCtaacaaaattaaagacaACTTGAATTTGCATCAACCTGCGGTGTTATCTGAAATGTTGCACCAG ATGGAAACTTTGCTCAAGCTTTTGGAAAATGGATATAACCACATTTTACAGACAGAGATTGAAATCATGATTAATATTGCTG GTAACATTATATGTGAAGTGGAATCATTGATGTGTTCATTCCTGTCACAATGGAAAccagaaaataaagaaatttgttCCGCATTGGCTTTACTAAAAACTTGTTACTATTTACTGAAGAAGTGGAATGCAATATTGCCTTTAAACTATCCAGAATGTGTGAAGGATTGGTTTAA AAGAGCTGTTGATGACGACTATCAATATCAGCATAATCTAGGATGCGATTGTGTTAAAAACTGTGCAGAGTCTTCTTCTTCTAAAGTTCTTCGAGCTGTTGTCCATGCAATTGACTCAGTTAAAAATGGCTGCAGGGTTGGCTATCAAGCCATCTTTAGTCCATATGttgaaaatgttgcaaaagtCACTGCTGCTGTCCTGTATGAAGCTATTTTAGAAGACTTGATTACCTATTACGAATGTTACGGTCAAAATTTGGAAATGGACTTCGAAGCCAGTGTAGTCCTTGCAACAAA AGTCGTGGAATTTGAGACATGTGCTCTAGAAACTGGGTTTCAACCTGTATCTGATGATGGCTATTTTTCATGGAGAAACTCATTTCATCGAAAATCTtctaattggttaaaaacCTTATCAGAAACAATgtcaaaaaaaattcttaGCTGCATACAACATAATGAGTGTGCAGTTATTCAGACTTCTAAACGTAGGACAATTTCTCAAAGCTCTGTAGGTATCCCCCCCATTGAGGTTGATAACAATGATATGGTGATTACAAGAGTTAATGCATCACAGCAAAAAGAGAAGTCCAGTAAAGATATAGTCTTGGTACAG GATGTTGGTGAGAGTTCACGGATACGGCTATACACAAAATTAAAGCCAGAAGAACCGATTTTCACACATGAGGAATCAACATTCAGCTCAAAGCTGTCAAATCCAGCCAAATCCGATATAAACCAAGAGTGTGCAAGTTCCACGGCAAGACATACATGCAACCATACCTGCAATGCAACTGCTGACTCATCGGCTGACTTCTACTGCGCACACTcagttgttgattttgttgtgCTTTTGAGCAG GTTTCTTGAATTTGTTGAAGATGTAACAAAAGCTATATATGAGTTGCCAgaatttttgaatgaaaatcAGCTTCACCGATCTCAGCTAAATGGTCATCTACAAAACAAGGAAGATTTTTGCGGAAAAGTTTTCAAG GTCGTTGATGACCTCATTTGTCAATATCTGGATTGCATACTCAATTTGGATTTGTGTGTGTTTCCTCGTGATAAAGTGAGAAGTTACGTTTCCGATAAAAAAGTACATCAATTAAAACGAAG GGCAAAAGAAGGCACGGTGGATTGTTGTCGTCATGAATTGGAGAAAAGCCCCGAGTGCAATGACAACgttgaaacaataaacatgtaTCGTCGTTCTGGTGTTTACTTCAAG aTGTCAATCAGGATCAACAGCGTTTTGCTCATCGCCCTTGGCATGACTGTCGTATGGGAACGCTTGTCACAATCACTTCAGATTAatgatatgacgtcattgtcaAGGACGTCGTCCCATTCAAGCGTAAGGTCTGAAAGCAGCGTTTCACGCAACAACAGAAAAAAG CATTACCTCGGTTCGGGGCAAAGTTTGTCAAGCAATACGACCGTAATCAGTAGAGGTTTAAGCAGCACGGACGACACAGAAGTATCAAATAAGCAAGTTGACGTTGATGATGGCGCTAATACAATACAAGACGTGCACCTTGATGACAATTCCTCAAGCAGCGTCGATTCTGACTTAGAATTTCAAGCTTTGCCATATATTCCTGTCGAAACATCATGCTATGACAGCAATAACAATGGTAAGCACGATCActgtgaaaaagaaaatggatCCAGTGGGAAAGAAAGCGACGGCAGGAAGCATCAAACTTTAAGAACAAGACGCAAAAAGTCAAACTTCAGTTGTATGAGAAGGGCGCACGGTTTGTACAGATCGTCCACACATATTTCGAAACACTCGTCCGGTAAAAAGGAGATTCATGGAAGGGGATCTTCTAGGTGTGGTTCACCTTCCATAAGAAGTATCATTTCAGATGACTTGTTGCAACATATGCGG GATGTGGAGGAGTCAACGCAATCGAAATCAAACGCGTGTCTGCGAAGTTTGTGCGGTATCTTGTCTTGGAGAATGTCCAAGATTATTCGAGAAAGTATCACCGAAATGTTTGGGACATCAGCCAACTTATCACTTAAACTCTCGTCGCGTAGCACCAAAGAAGATTTGGAAAAGAGTGAGAAACATTGCTTAGACCTGGTGAATAAACTTGAGACATTGCTAAAATTCCTTGGAAACTGGATTGAACGCGGCGCACTGCCCTTGGTACACCAGTTTATATGGGAGATAATCATAGAT GATTTTAAGGCAAAAGTCGATTCGTTGAGCCCATATGCGGAGAGTTCCAGTAACAGAGCTTTCTTTTTTCTTGTGGCATTTCGGGAAATCCTTAAGGTTTTCAATGACTCTCATGTGTTGGACATATCTGTTATGATCCAATGCGTGCAGCCCACTTTATCTGTGTTGGAACTTTTTGTTATGTCCACTACCAAAGTGGTCGATATACATGATGCAATATCAAGCGACCCG GGTGGCTCTACTCCAATTTCAACAAAGATCGCCAGAGATATCACTCGAGAACAGAAATCGTACTCTGGTCGTGATTTCCTTGAACGAATGATAACAAATATGAAGTTGGATAAGGATAACAGCGATG ACCGACAGAAAGCCCGAGATGCGTGCCAAGCTGCACTTGAACGCAGACTAGTTCAActgatttttgtcaaaaatgcgAGAAGAAACAACCTTCCTGAGCTTGTGGAATGCTTTAACTCAAGTTTAG AGAGTTCGTGCTCTTCGTATTTGTGCAAGGATGAAAACCGCGATCGCTATCACTCATCGGAAGATTTGAGCAACTTGTCGTCACTATCAACGGCTGGAGATCGTGTTGATTCCATCAACAAAAGCAACTTTATTGCAGATAACAACCACTTCTATGCCTTCGCCATCAATCTTAAAAACATGCCG ATCTATCACTTCAGCTCGAGCGATGGTGAGGATCTTAAGCTCGAGTTTCTCAAGGACATTCTTATGTCTCGCCGTCGAAATGACGCCACAGCCCGAGAATTTCTGCGTAAAAAGAATTATACCAGCCGCTGGTTTCAGTTATTCCCTTGCATTCCGTag
- the LOC143450323 gene encoding uncharacterized protein LOC143450323 isoform X2 has protein sequence MCSAPSTFKYSSNTLFNFWADVFNFNFNKFLGLQSGGLLLHKNTRSVSLTLTQYIGDIFQLSPKRHRQYQKAILPNKDKLYEKLHNDLFIHLRSLEREENPYYKKTSFQTPVEYEVWKDSECKAIVELLDKNVSWDVSQDNDFVQNDHCRNYKKLVNKIIYHETGHGNQLKSDSVSSVMSDNSIPEANTVSSTETLKENFIPEKARRLLEEFSLRYRISSVTQCVLFLQCMGSNKIKDNLNLHQPAVLSEMLHQMETLLKLLENGYNHILQTEIEIMINIAGNIICEVESLMCSFLSQWKPENKEICSALALLKTCYYLLKKWNAILPLNYPECVKDWFKRAVDDDYQYQHNLGCDCVKNCAESSSSKVLRAVVHAIDSVKNGCRVGYQAIFSPYVENVAKVTAAVLYEAILEDLITYYECYGQNLEMDFEASVVLATKVVEFETCALETGFQPVSDDGYFSWRNSFHRKSSNWLKTLSETMSKKILSCIQHNECAVIQTSKRRTISQSSVGIPPIEVDNNDMVITRVNASQQKEKSSKDIVLVQDVGESSRIRLYTKLKPEEPIFTHEESTFSSKLSNPAKSDINQECASSTARHTCNHTCNATADSSADFYCAHSVVDFVVLLSRFLEFVEDVTKAIYELPEFLNENQLHRSQLNGHLQNKEDFCGKVFKVVDDLICQYLDCILNLDLCVFPRDKVRSYVSDKKVHQLKRRAKEGTVDCCRHELEKSPECNDNVETINMYRRSGVYFKMSIRINSVLLIALGMTVVWERLSQSLQINDMTSLSRTSSHSSVRSESSVSRNNRKKHYLGSGQSLSSNTTVISRGLSSTDDTEVSNKQVDVDDGANTIQDVHLDDNSSSSVDSDLEFQALPYIPVETSCYDSNNNGKHDHCEKENGSSGKESDGRKHQTLRTRRKKSNFSCMRRAHGLYRSSTHISKHSSGKKEIHGRGSSRCGSPSIRSIISDDLLQHMRDVEESTQSKSNACLRSLCGILSWRMSKIIRESITEMFGTSANLSLKLSSRSTKEDLEKSEKHCLDLVNKLETLLKFLGNWIERGALPLVHQFIWEIIIDDFKAKVDSLSPYAESSSNRAFFFLVAFREILKVFNDSHVLDISVMIQCVQPTLSVLELFVMSTTKVVDIHDAISSDPGGSTPISTKIARDITREQKSYSGRDFLERMITNMKLDKDNSDDRQKARDACQAALERRLVQLIFVKNARRNNLPELVECFNSSLESSCSSYLCKDENRDRYHSSEDLSNLSSLSTAGDRVDSINKSNFIADNNHFYAFAINLKNMPIYHFSSSDGEDLKLEFLKDILMSRRRNDATAREFLRKKNYTSRWFQLFPCIP, from the exons ATGTGCTCAGCACCCAGTACTTTCAAATATTCTTCAAACACCCTCTTTAACTTCTG GGCGgatgttttcaatttcaatttcaacaaatttctaGGTTTACAATCAGGAGGATTGCTCTTACACAAAAACACAAG ATCAGTTTCTCTTACACTAACTCAGTACATTGGAGATATATTTCAACTTTCTCCAAAAAGGCACCGTCAGTATCAAAAGGCAATTCTTCCAAATAAAGACAAATTGTATGAAAAGTTACACAATGATCTTTTCATACATTTGAGGAGCTTAGAGAGGGAAGAAAATCCTTATTACAAGAAAACATCATTTCAG actCCTGTTGAGTATGAAGTATGGAAGGATAGTGAATGCAAGGCAATTGTTGAATTGctcgataaaaatgtttcctGGGATGTGTCACAAGACAATGACTTTGTTCAGAATGATCACTGCCGTAACTACAAGAAGCTTGTCAATAAG ATAATCTATCACGAAACTGGCCATGGCAATCAACTTAAAAGCGACAGTGTTTCATCTGTAATGTCTGACAACAGCATTCCTGAGGCAAATACAGTATCATCAACAGAAACACTCAAAGAGAATTTTATACCTGAAAAAGCTAGAAGATTGCTTGAAGAATTTTCATTACGTTACCGAATATCGTCGGTTACACAATGTGTGTTGTTCCTGCAATGCATGGGGTCtaacaaaattaaagacaACTTGAATTTGCATCAACCTGCGGTGTTATCTGAAATGTTGCACCAG ATGGAAACTTTGCTCAAGCTTTTGGAAAATGGATATAACCACATTTTACAGACAGAGATTGAAATCATGATTAATATTGCTG GTAACATTATATGTGAAGTGGAATCATTGATGTGTTCATTCCTGTCACAATGGAAAccagaaaataaagaaatttgttCCGCATTGGCTTTACTAAAAACTTGTTACTATTTACTGAAGAAGTGGAATGCAATATTGCCTTTAAACTATCCAGAATGTGTGAAGGATTGGTTTAA AAGAGCTGTTGATGACGACTATCAATATCAGCATAATCTAGGATGCGATTGTGTTAAAAACTGTGCAGAGTCTTCTTCTTCTAAAGTTCTTCGAGCTGTTGTCCATGCAATTGACTCAGTTAAAAATGGCTGCAGGGTTGGCTATCAAGCCATCTTTAGTCCATATGttgaaaatgttgcaaaagtCACTGCTGCTGTCCTGTATGAAGCTATTTTAGAAGACTTGATTACCTATTACGAATGTTACGGTCAAAATTTGGAAATGGACTTCGAAGCCAGTGTAGTCCTTGCAACAAA AGTCGTGGAATTTGAGACATGTGCTCTAGAAACTGGGTTTCAACCTGTATCTGATGATGGCTATTTTTCATGGAGAAACTCATTTCATCGAAAATCTtctaattggttaaaaacCTTATCAGAAACAATgtcaaaaaaaattcttaGCTGCATACAACATAATGAGTGTGCAGTTATTCAGACTTCTAAACGTAGGACAATTTCTCAAAGCTCTGTAGGTATCCCCCCCATTGAGGTTGATAACAATGATATGGTGATTACAAGAGTTAATGCATCACAGCAAAAAGAGAAGTCCAGTAAAGATATAGTCTTGGTACAG GATGTTGGTGAGAGTTCACGGATACGGCTATACACAAAATTAAAGCCAGAAGAACCGATTTTCACACATGAGGAATCAACATTCAGCTCAAAGCTGTCAAATCCAGCCAAATCCGATATAAACCAAGAGTGTGCAAGTTCCACGGCAAGACATACATGCAACCATACCTGCAATGCAACTGCTGACTCATCGGCTGACTTCTACTGCGCACACTcagttgttgattttgttgtgCTTTTGAGCAG GTTTCTTGAATTTGTTGAAGATGTAACAAAAGCTATATATGAGTTGCCAgaatttttgaatgaaaatcAGCTTCACCGATCTCAGCTAAATGGTCATCTACAAAACAAGGAAGATTTTTGCGGAAAAGTTTTCAAG GTCGTTGATGACCTCATTTGTCAATATCTGGATTGCATACTCAATTTGGATTTGTGTGTGTTTCCTCGTGATAAAGTGAGAAGTTACGTTTCCGATAAAAAAGTACATCAATTAAAACGAAG GGCAAAAGAAGGCACGGTGGATTGTTGTCGTCATGAATTGGAGAAAAGCCCCGAGTGCAATGACAACgttgaaacaataaacatgtaTCGTCGTTCTGGTGTTTACTTCAAG aTGTCAATCAGGATCAACAGCGTTTTGCTCATCGCCCTTGGCATGACTGTCGTATGGGAACGCTTGTCACAATCACTTCAGATTAatgatatgacgtcattgtcaAGGACGTCGTCCCATTCAAGCGTAAGGTCTGAAAGCAGCGTTTCACGCAACAACAGAAAAAAG CATTACCTCGGTTCGGGGCAAAGTTTGTCAAGCAATACGACCGTAATCAGTAGAGGTTTAAGCAGCACGGACGACACAGAAGTATCAAATAAGCAAGTTGACGTTGATGATGGCGCTAATACAATACAAGACGTGCACCTTGATGACAATTCCTCAAGCAGCGTCGATTCTGACTTAGAATTTCAAGCTTTGCCATATATTCCTGTCGAAACATCATGCTATGACAGCAATAACAATGGTAAGCACGATCActgtgaaaaagaaaatggatCCAGTGGGAAAGAAAGCGACGGCAGGAAGCATCAAACTTTAAGAACAAGACGCAAAAAGTCAAACTTCAGTTGTATGAGAAGGGCGCACGGTTTGTACAGATCGTCCACACATATTTCGAAACACTCGTCCGGTAAAAAGGAGATTCATGGAAGGGGATCTTCTAGGTGTGGTTCACCTTCCATAAGAAGTATCATTTCAGATGACTTGTTGCAACATATGCGG GATGTGGAGGAGTCAACGCAATCGAAATCAAACGCGTGTCTGCGAAGTTTGTGCGGTATCTTGTCTTGGAGAATGTCCAAGATTATTCGAGAAAGTATCACCGAAATGTTTGGGACATCAGCCAACTTATCACTTAAACTCTCGTCGCGTAGCACCAAAGAAGATTTGGAAAAGAGTGAGAAACATTGCTTAGACCTGGTGAATAAACTTGAGACATTGCTAAAATTCCTTGGAAACTGGATTGAACGCGGCGCACTGCCCTTGGTACACCAGTTTATATGGGAGATAATCATAGAT GATTTTAAGGCAAAAGTCGATTCGTTGAGCCCATATGCGGAGAGTTCCAGTAACAGAGCTTTCTTTTTTCTTGTGGCATTTCGGGAAATCCTTAAGGTTTTCAATGACTCTCATGTGTTGGACATATCTGTTATGATCCAATGCGTGCAGCCCACTTTATCTGTGTTGGAACTTTTTGTTATGTCCACTACCAAAGTGGTCGATATACATGATGCAATATCAAGCGACCCG GGTGGCTCTACTCCAATTTCAACAAAGATCGCCAGAGATATCACTCGAGAACAGAAATCGTACTCTGGTCGTGATTTCCTTGAACGAATGATAACAAATATGAAGTTGGATAAGGATAACAGCGATG ACCGACAGAAAGCCCGAGATGCGTGCCAAGCTGCACTTGAACGCAGACTAGTTCAActgatttttgtcaaaaatgcgAGAAGAAACAACCTTCCTGAGCTTGTGGAATGCTTTAACTCAAGTTTAG AGAGTTCGTGCTCTTCGTATTTGTGCAAGGATGAAAACCGCGATCGCTATCACTCATCGGAAGATTTGAGCAACTTGTCGTCACTATCAACGGCTGGAGATCGTGTTGATTCCATCAACAAAAGCAACTTTATTGCAGATAACAACCACTTCTATGCCTTCGCCATCAATCTTAAAAACATGCCG ATCTATCACTTCAGCTCGAGCGATGGTGAGGATCTTAAGCTCGAGTTTCTCAAGGACATTCTTATGTCTCGCCGTCGAAATGACGCCACAGCCCGAGAATTTCTGCGTAAAAAGAATTATACCAGCCGCTGGTTTCAGTTATTCCCTTGCATTCCGTag